One region of Armigeres subalbatus isolate Guangzhou_Male chromosome 3, GZ_Asu_2, whole genome shotgun sequence genomic DNA includes:
- the LOC134221711 gene encoding uncharacterized protein LOC134221711 has protein sequence MSIEETACEEHFAATTTRDKTGRFVVALPKKPEVLSQLGRSYEVAKRRLLSLSRRLEANPALKSAYSKFIKEYLDLGHMEEVPFDMSRSSAAYFLPHHCVVRPDSITTKLRVVFDASCVTDTGVSLNDALMVGPVVQEDLVCITMRFRMPKFAIISDIEKMYRQIWMDTVDRPLQQILWQDKPGDPVRIFQLKTVTYGTSSAPYLATKCLQVLAKQGQSSHPAAAVVLANDFYMDDMISGVHNVDEGKVICAQLLELLQSAGLSLRKWSSNSPEILESIPFDLRDVRSVLDLDSSASVKTLGLKWTPSTDELGFHVPKWNEECVVTKRIALSDSARLYDPLGLVGPVIVLAKCFMQELWEYKKSWDEPLEDDLRNRWLQFRGELAAVDSISVPRWVIPISQPILLEASMLALVLTLL, from the coding sequence ATGTCCATCGAGGAGACAGCTTGCGAAGAACATTTTGCTGCAACCACCACCAGAGACAAAACTGGTCGTTTCGTAGTAGCGTTGCCGAAGAAGCCAGAAGTTTTGAGTCAGCTTGGAAGGTCCTACGAGGTAGCCAAGCGTCGTCTGCTATCGCTGAGTCGCCGTCTCGAAGCGAACCCGGCTCTTAAGTCAGCCTACTCGAAATTCATCAAGGAGTATTTGGATCTAGGCCACATGGAGGAAGTTCCTTTTGATATGTCGAGGTCATCAGCAGCCTACTTCCTTCCGCATCATTGCGTAGTCCGTCCGGATAGCATTACGACCAAACTCCGGGTCGTTTTTGATGCGTCTTGCGTCACAGATACCGGGGTATCCCTAAATGACGCCTTGATGGTGGGGCCAGTGGTTCAGGAGGACCTAGTTTGCATTACTATGCGTTTCCGAATGCCGAAGTTTGCCATCATCTCCGACATTGAAAAAATGTACCGGCAAATTTGGATGGATACAGTTGACCGCCCCCTCCAGCAGATCCTGTGGCAAGACAAGCCTGGTGACCCGGTTAGAATATTCCAACTCAAGACAGTGACATACGGGACATCTTCTGCACCATATCTGGCCACAAAATGCCTCCAGGTGTTGGCCAAACAAGGGCAATCATCGCATCCAGCCGCTGCAGTAGTTCTTGCAAATGATTTCTACATGGACGATATGATAAGCGGAGTCCACAATGTTGACGAGGGGAAAGTCATATGCGCTCAACTCCTTGAGCTTCTGCAATCCGCCGGGCTCAGTCTTCGTAAATGGTCGTCGAATTCTCCCGAAATTCTGGAAAGTATTCCATTCGACCTCCGAGACGTACGTTCCGTACTCGATCTTGATTCTTCCGCCTCTGTCAAAACCCTAGGCCTAAAATGGACACCCTCAACGGACGAACTAGGATTTCATGTACCTAAGTGGAATGAAGAGTGTGTCGTCACAAAACGCATAGCGCTTTCAGATTCCGCTCGTCTATACGATCCCCTAGGGCTCGTAGGTCCTGTCATCGTACTCGCTAAGTGTTTCATGCAGGAGCTTTGGGAGTACAAAAAGTCTTGGGATGAACCATTAGAAGACGATCTCCGAAATCGTTGGCTCCAGTTTAGGGGCGAACTAGCTGCAGTTGATTCCATTTCCGTCCCAAGATGGGTTATTCCAATCTCCCAACCAATTCTTCTTGAGGCGTCCATGCTTGCACTCGTGCTGACGCTcctgtga
- the LOC134221710 gene encoding uncharacterized protein LOC134221710 has translation MQNLLLFVDSYQEDRDKFLVEGWKNRLQETSEQFQSVRLKLELIDEDEDDEEREAANRKIRDNFEKGYVKVLGFLAAAERRANPPFHSVVQAVASGSGNPNSVQSRIKLPEVKLPSFDGTITDWLPFRDLFKSLIDSNPNLSDVDKMSYLVGSLTKEAKRIVEAIEITAANYSVAWDLIQKRFDNKKLVVKTYLDALFSIDPVKRECYDSLVRLIDDFERNLKMVHKMGIDTDSWGVILAYMVYTRLDSATLKQWENHHKSTDVPEYKDLLQFLRSHATVLQSIAPLKSRSCDPPPTARLQKPKFSNIHSVVNAPSKPCPFCKQVSHSVFKCDVFRNASVAERYELVKKKGLCLNCLSPDHQIKNCSSTACRVCGQRHHTMLHQQANNRYPNQSQAPKQITVHPIPNKLRTRNARSLQNTSYLPPVPATPVVSLSAATPSLSHCFTSLVADIRSTVLLQTALVKVVDSSGNVLWARALLDPASQLNVIFERLVQRLHTRKTKDHHSIGGIGGFITTANHSVFLRIHSHCTDFSADLKFFVLGEITRDLPSNNVDLSTWQWPSDLELADPKFHEPASVDMIIGMEMYYDLLLDGFVKLIQGLCSRMPLWVGLFPVELVYANLQI, from the coding sequence ATGCAGAATTTGTTGCTATTTGTGGATTCCTACCAAGAAGATAGGGATAAGTTTTTGGTCGAGGGCTGGAAGAATAGATTGCAAGAAACATCCGAGCAATTCCAGTCTGTTCGCCTGAAGTTGGAGTTAATTGACGAGGATGAAGATGATGAGGAACGTGAAGCAGCGAATCGTAAGATCCGCGATAATTTCGAGAAAGGTTACGTGAAGGTTCTTGGCTTTCTGGCAGCTGCTGAGCGAAGGGCAAATCCGCCATTCCATTCGGTCGTTCAAGCTGTGGCTTCTGGTTCCGGAAACCCAAACTCTGTCCAATCCAGAATCAAGTTACCTGAGGTCAAACTTCCTTCGTTTGATGGTACTATAACTGATTGGCTACCGTTCAGAGACTTATTCAAAAGTCTTATAGATTCCAACCCGAATTTGTCCGACGTTGACAAAATGTCCTACCTGGTAGGCTCGTTAACAAAGGAAGCCAAACGTATTGTGGAGGCAATCGAAATAACTGCTGCAAATTACTCGGTTGCCTGGGACCtaatccaaaaacgatttgaCAATAAGAAGCTCGTAGTCAAAACGTATTTGGATGCGCTGTTTTCCATCGATCCAGTCAAACGAGAATGCTACGATTCTCTCGTGCGACTAATAGACGATTTTGAACGGAATCTCAAAATGGTACACAAAATGGGAATTGACACTGATAGTTGGGGTGTAATATTGGCTTACATGGTTTACACTCGCTTGGATTCTGCCACACTCAAACAATGGGAGAACCACCATAAGTCAACTGATGTTCCAGAATACAAAGACCTACTCCAGTTCCTGAGGAGCCATGCTACGGTACTCCAGTCTATCGCACCGTTGAAGTCTCGATCTTGCGATCCCCCTCCAACAGCTCGCTTACAGAAACCAAAGTTTAGCAACATCCATTCCGTCGTAAATGCTCCATCGAAGCCATGTCCGTTCTGCAAGCAAGTATCGCACTCCGTCTTCAAATGTGACGTGTTCCGCAACGCGTCCGTAGCAGAAAGGTATGAGCTAGTGAAGAAGAAAGGACTTTGCCTCAACTGTCTCTCGCCTGATCACCAGATAAAAAACTGTTCTTCCACTGCATGTCGTGTTTGTGGGCAAAGGCACCACACAATGCTACACCAGCAAGCAAACAATCGCTATCCCAACCAATCGCAAGCTCCGAAACAAATCACAGTCCACCCAATTCCGAACAAACTCAGAACACGGAACGCTAGAAGCCTTCAAAACACTTCATACCTGCCTCCAGTGCCAGCCACTCCAGTAGTCTCACTTTCTGCCGCTACCCCATCGCTCAGCCACTGTTTCACCTCCTTGGTCGCCGACATTCGGTCAACGGTGCTACTGCAAACAGCTCTAGTCAAGGTCGTTGATTCTAGCGGTAACGTACTGTGGGCCAGAGCTCTTCTAGACCCAGCCTCACAGCTGAATGTTATCTTCGAACGGTTGGTTCAGCGATTACATACACGGAAGACCAAGGACCACCATAGTATCGGGGGCATAGGAGGTTTCATAACAACAGCAAACCATTCCGTCTTCCTCAGAATTCACTCCCACTGCACTGATTTCAGTGCAGATTTGAAGTTTTTCGTCCTGGGTGAAATAACTCGTGATCTGCCTTCTAACAACGTCGATCTTTCCACATGGCAATGGCCATCCGATTTAGAACTCGCCGATCCTAAATTCCACGAGCCAGCCTCCGTAGATATGATCATCGGAATGGAAATGTACTACGATCTACTTCTGGATGGTTTCGTTAAGCTGATTCAAGGCCTGTGCTCCAGAATGCCACTCTGGGTTGGGTTGTTTCCGGTAGAGTTGGTCTACGCCAACCTCCAAATCTAA